In a genomic window of Dyadobacter fermentans DSM 18053:
- a CDS encoding SDR family oxidoreductase: MNPLAVVTGGTKGIGRAAIEKFLAQGFDVITCARNESDLLALQQTFSESFPQSKLTYLTADLSVRADVDAFIAFIHTHNQRPEVLINNTGVFIPGQVHNETEGTLEKTMETNLYSAYHLTRGLLAGMMERKKGHIFTICSTASIIAYPNGGSYCISKFALYGMTKVLREEMKPYDVRVTAILPGATYTDSWKGTDLPEDRFMDSGDVAESIWAAYALSPRAVVEEILIRPQLGDLD; this comes from the coding sequence ATGAATCCATTAGCGGTTGTAACCGGTGGAACAAAAGGGATCGGAAGGGCAGCGATAGAAAAATTTTTAGCACAAGGCTTCGATGTAATTACCTGCGCAAGAAACGAGAGCGACCTGCTCGCACTGCAACAAACATTCAGCGAAAGTTTTCCCCAATCTAAACTGACTTATTTAACGGCCGACCTCTCGGTTCGGGCCGATGTGGACGCGTTCATCGCATTTATCCACACCCATAACCAACGGCCGGAAGTATTGATCAACAACACCGGCGTATTTATCCCGGGGCAAGTCCATAACGAAACCGAAGGCACGCTGGAAAAGACGATGGAAACGAACCTTTATAGTGCCTATCACCTCACGCGCGGCTTGCTCGCGGGGATGATGGAGCGCAAAAAGGGCCATATTTTCACCATTTGCTCTACTGCCAGCATTATCGCCTACCCCAACGGCGGCTCCTACTGCATTTCAAAATTCGCATTGTACGGCATGACCAAGGTGCTCCGCGAGGAAATGAAGCCCTACGACGTGCGGGTGACGGCCATCCTGCCGGGCGCTACCTACACCGACAGCTGGAAGGGCACCGACCTCCCCGAGGACCGTTTCATGGATTCCGGCGACGTGGCCGAGTCGATCTGGGCGGCCTATGCATTGTCTCCCAGGGCAGTTGTGGAGGAAATTTTGATCCGTCCGCAGTTGGGAGATTTGGATTGA
- a CDS encoding MlaE family ABC transporter permease, with product MSVIGKYFIFLGTLFGKGEKLSVYWRRLMEECVGIGVSSIFIVAIVSTFIGAVSCIQTAYNLVSPIIPISTVALIVRDMEILELAPTITCIVLAGKVGSNIASELGTMRITEQIDALEVMGINSSSYLVLPKVVAAMLTFPMLVIFSAFLGILGGYLAGTLTGVITERDYLYGIRDSFVPYNIFFMCVKPFVFGFLIASISSFKGFFTSGGALEVGKASTQAVTNSCISILVADYLLAQLLL from the coding sequence ATGTCTGTAATCGGTAAATACTTCATTTTTTTAGGAACGCTGTTCGGGAAGGGCGAGAAATTATCGGTTTACTGGCGGAGGCTGATGGAGGAATGCGTGGGCATCGGCGTGAGTTCGATCTTTATCGTCGCGATCGTTTCCACATTTATCGGCGCAGTTTCGTGTATTCAAACAGCCTACAACCTCGTGAGCCCCATTATCCCCATTTCCACCGTGGCATTGATCGTCCGTGACATGGAAATCCTCGAACTCGCGCCTACCATTACCTGTATCGTTCTCGCCGGGAAGGTGGGTTCCAACATTGCCAGCGAGCTGGGCACGATGCGCATTACCGAGCAAATCGACGCGTTGGAGGTAATGGGGATTAATTCGTCGTCCTACCTCGTGCTTCCGAAAGTCGTCGCGGCGATGCTCACATTCCCGATGCTTGTAATATTTTCCGCATTTCTGGGCATTCTGGGCGGATATTTGGCAGGTACACTAACGGGCGTGATCACCGAACGCGATTATCTCTACGGCATCCGCGACTCGTTTGTGCCTTACAACATCTTTTTTATGTGTGTGAAACCCTTCGTTTTCGGCTTCCTCATCGCCTCCATTTCCTCGTTCAAGGGATTTTTTACGTCGGGTGGTGCGTTGGAAGTGGGTAAAGCCAGCACACAAGCCGTTACCAACAGCTGTATTTCGATTCTGGTGGCCGATTACCTGCTTGCACAGCTGCTTTTGTAA
- a CDS encoding ABC transporter ATP-binding protein: protein MIEINNINKAFNGKEVLKGISAQFKKGETNLIIGGSGTGKSVLLKCMIGLVKPDQGNVLYNGRDFYNCDKETQQSIRREMGVLFQGGALFDSKTVEENVRFPLDMLTSQSAEEKQERVAFCLQRVGLEQAAKRMPSEISGGMKKRVGIARAIVMNPAYLFCDEPNSGLDPLTSVKIDELIKEITDEYQITTIIITHDMNSVMEIGENIMFLYQGNKLWEGVNTDITKTTVPELKEFLFSNKLLREMQE, encoded by the coding sequence ATGATTGAAATCAACAATATCAATAAGGCATTCAACGGTAAGGAAGTTTTGAAAGGCATTTCGGCCCAATTCAAAAAGGGCGAAACTAACCTGATCATCGGCGGGAGCGGCACAGGGAAAAGCGTGTTGCTCAAATGCATGATCGGCCTCGTGAAGCCCGACCAGGGTAATGTGCTTTACAACGGACGCGATTTTTACAATTGCGACAAGGAAACCCAGCAGTCGATCCGCCGCGAAATGGGCGTGCTGTTTCAGGGAGGTGCATTGTTTGATTCCAAAACAGTGGAGGAGAATGTGCGATTTCCGCTGGATATGCTCACTTCCCAATCGGCGGAGGAAAAGCAGGAGCGGGTGGCATTCTGCTTGCAGCGCGTAGGCCTCGAACAGGCCGCCAAACGGATGCCGTCCGAAATCAGCGGAGGAATGAAGAAGCGCGTGGGCATTGCGCGGGCCATTGTGATGAACCCGGCCTACCTCTTTTGCGATGAACCGAACTCCGGCCTGGACCCATTAACCTCGGTAAAAATCGACGAGCTGATCAAGGAAATCACCGACGAATATCAGATCACCACCATCATCATCACCCACGATATGAACTCGGTGATGGAGATTGGCGAAAACATCATGTTCCTTTACCAGGGCAATAAACTTTGGGAAGGCGTGAATACGGATATCACCAAGACGACCGTGCCCGAGTTGAAAGAATTCCTTTTCTCGAACAAATTGCTGCGTGAAATGCAGGAATAG
- a CDS encoding lipopolysaccharide biosynthesis protein: MSVLKKLASETATYGISTMLGRFLNYLLVALHTKLFEPQQIAAQGQLFAYAGLALVLYTFGMETAFFRFAREEKDRKEYYNVILSAVIVVSMVCSTFMFVFAQPLAELIKYPEATSIVKMFAIIMATDGIVSIPFARLRLEGKGKKFVVIRVTNILINIFLNLFFLLVCRDIHAGKYLSFLQPAVDLFYNPLHAPDYIVLANLIANLAFFWMLRKEFADFRFIFNGDLFKPVWVYAFPVMIMNVGGVLNMLFDRAFIQFLLPEGFYPGRSNETAIGIYVQCYKLSIFMNLAIQAFKYAAEPFFFSKGEDKNAPPVFAKVTKYFIIICVLMWVGICLNLDLFAELFLKKKIYHEGLSVVPWLLAGYLFLGVYYNVATWFKLTDKTQYGTWLTLTGAGITISTSFVLVPQIGYHGFAIAFALSGFVMLSLCYYFGRKYYPVPYDVTSALGYIGGGALLIYASSLIKIPDLWVSVPVHMGVFALCVAVVFLVERKNIPALKRR, translated from the coding sequence ATGAGTGTACTGAAAAAACTGGCCAGTGAAACCGCCACCTACGGCATCAGCACCATGCTGGGCCGCTTTTTGAATTACCTGCTGGTGGCGCTGCATACCAAGCTTTTTGAACCTCAGCAAATCGCCGCACAAGGCCAGCTTTTTGCCTATGCCGGGCTTGCGCTAGTGCTCTACACTTTCGGGATGGAGACCGCCTTCTTCCGGTTTGCACGCGAGGAAAAGGACCGGAAAGAATATTACAATGTCATATTAAGCGCTGTGATCGTGGTGAGCATGGTTTGCTCCACTTTCATGTTCGTATTTGCGCAGCCACTCGCCGAGCTCATCAAATACCCTGAAGCGACATCCATCGTGAAGATGTTCGCGATCATCATGGCTACGGACGGCATCGTGTCGATCCCGTTTGCGCGGCTACGGCTGGAAGGGAAAGGGAAAAAGTTCGTGGTCATCCGGGTGACCAACATTCTTATCAACATTTTCCTCAATCTTTTCTTCCTGCTTGTCTGCCGGGATATTCATGCTGGAAAATACCTTTCATTCCTGCAACCGGCTGTTGATCTGTTCTATAACCCGCTGCACGCGCCGGATTACATTGTTTTGGCTAACCTTATCGCCAATCTCGCGTTCTTCTGGATGCTTCGCAAAGAGTTTGCCGACTTCCGGTTTATATTCAACGGCGACCTTTTCAAGCCGGTGTGGGTGTACGCATTCCCGGTCATGATCATGAATGTGGGCGGCGTGCTCAACATGCTTTTCGACCGCGCATTCATCCAATTTCTGCTTCCGGAGGGCTTTTATCCCGGCCGCAGCAACGAGACCGCCATCGGGATTTATGTGCAATGCTATAAGCTGTCCATTTTCATGAACCTGGCCATCCAGGCATTTAAATATGCTGCCGAACCATTTTTCTTTTCGAAGGGTGAGGACAAGAACGCACCACCGGTTTTTGCCAAGGTTACCAAGTATTTTATCATCATCTGCGTGCTCATGTGGGTGGGCATTTGCCTCAACCTCGACCTGTTTGCCGAGCTATTCTTAAAGAAGAAGATTTATCACGAAGGATTGAGCGTAGTGCCCTGGCTGCTGGCGGGCTACCTGTTCCTGGGTGTGTATTACAATGTAGCTACGTGGTTTAAACTGACCGACAAAACGCAGTACGGCACCTGGCTCACACTCACCGGCGCGGGAATTACCATCTCCACCAGCTTCGTGCTCGTGCCGCAGATCGGCTACCACGGTTTCGCCATCGCATTCGCATTGTCGGGATTTGTGATGCTGTCGCTTTGCTATTATTTCGGGCGGAAGTATTACCCGGTGCCTTATGACGTCACTTCGGCACTCGGTTACATTGGCGGCGGCGCATTGCTGATTTACGCCTCTTCCCTCATTAAAATACCCGATCTCTGGGTTTCCGTACCGGTGCACATGGGCGTGTTCGCCTTGTGCGTGGCCGTGGTTTTTTTGGTAGAACGAAAAAATATTCCGGCACTGAAAAGGCGGTAA
- a CDS encoding TetR/AcrR family transcriptional regulator — translation MKVDKVKKRDRERTKSKILKAVGEVIEQHGTEKVGVNLIARTAGVNKVLIYRYFESVDGLMEQYVRSGEYTSTLSTDYIDNIPELTPDERNKALTSLMHTFTNDLRQRKATRDLLRWEIGTGKSMLSDARNQIATRILNKIGDLPYYNDTSALIAFISAGIYFLTISSDYREKMLDVDLQTDEGWKRIERVIDSIISDVRG, via the coding sequence ATGAAAGTAGACAAAGTTAAAAAGCGCGATCGCGAGCGCACAAAGAGTAAAATACTCAAGGCGGTCGGTGAAGTAATCGAACAGCATGGCACCGAAAAGGTGGGCGTAAATTTGATCGCCCGTACCGCCGGAGTAAACAAAGTATTGATTTACAGATACTTTGAAAGCGTAGACGGCCTGATGGAACAGTATGTCAGGTCGGGAGAGTACACGTCAACCCTCAGTACCGATTACATCGACAACATTCCCGAGCTCACGCCCGACGAACGGAACAAGGCTCTCACGTCCCTCATGCACACTTTCACCAACGATCTGCGCCAACGCAAGGCCACCCGTGACCTGCTGCGCTGGGAGATCGGCACCGGAAAGTCGATGCTATCCGACGCCCGCAACCAGATTGCGACCCGGATCCTGAACAAAATAGGCGACCTGCCCTATTACAATGACACCAGCGCACTGATCGCATTCATTTCAGCAGGCATTTATTTCCTGACCATCTCCTCCGATTACCGTGAAAAAATGCTCGACGTGGACCTTCAAACCGATGAAGGCTGGAAACGCATCGAGCGTGTGATCGACAGTATTATCTCGGACGTCCGGGGTTGA